The following coding sequences lie in one Arabidopsis thaliana chromosome 3, partial sequence genomic window:
- the MSH7 gene encoding MUTS homolog 7 (MUTS homolog 7 (MSH7); FUNCTIONS IN: damaged DNA binding, mismatched DNA binding, ATP binding; INVOLVED IN: mismatch repair; EXPRESSED IN: 22 plant structures; EXPRESSED DURING: 13 growth stages; CONTAINS InterPro DOMAIN/s: DNA mismatch repair protein MutS, connector (InterPro:IPR007860), DNA mismatch repair protein MutS, N-terminal (InterPro:IPR016151), DNA mismatch repair protein MutS, core (InterPro:IPR007696), DNA mismatch repair protein MutS, C-terminal (InterPro:IPR000432), DNA mismatch repair protein MutS-homologue MSH6 (InterPro:IPR015536), DNA mismatch repair protein MutS-like, N-terminal (InterPro:IPR007695); BEST Arabidopsis thaliana protein match is: MUTS homolog 6 (TAIR:AT4G02070.2); Has 17871 Blast hits to 13835 proteins in 2667 species: Archae - 197; Bacteria - 11731; Metazoa - 1028; Fungi - 1274; Plants - 566; Viruses - 3; Other Eukaryotes - 3072 (source: NCBI BLink).) — MQRQRSILSFFQKPTAATTKGLVSGDAASGGGGSGGPRFNVKEGDAKGDASVRFAVSKSVDEVRGTDTPPEKVPRRVLPSGFKPAESAGDASSLFSNIMHKFVKVDDRDCSGERSREDVVPLNDSSLCMKANDVIPQFRSNNGKTQERNHAFSFSGRAELRSVEDIGVDGDVPGPETPGMRPRASRLKRVLEDEMTFKEDKVPVLDSNKRLKMLQDPVCGEKKEVNEGTKFEWLESSRIRDANRRRPDDPLYDRKTLHIPPDVFKKMSASQKQYWSVKSEYMDIVLFFKVGKFYELYELDAELGHKELDWKMTMSGVGKCRQVGISESGIDEAVQKLLARGYKVGRIEQLETSDQAKARGANTIIPRKLVQVLTPSTASEGNIGPDAVHLLAIKEIKMELQKCSTVYGFAFVDCAALRFWVGSISDDASCAALGALLMQVSPKEVLYDSKGLSREAQKALRKYTLTGSTAVQLAPVPQVMGDTDAAGVRNIIESNGYFKGSSESWNCAVDGLNECDVALSALGELINHLSRLKLEDVLKHGDIFPYQVYRGCLRIDGQTMVNLEIFNNSCDGGPSGTLYKYLDNCVSPTGKRLLRNWICHPLKDVESINKRLDVVEEFTANSESMQITGQYLHKLPDLERLLGRIKSSVRSSASVLPALLGKKVLKQRVKAFGQIVKGFRSGIDLLLALQKESNMMSLLYKLCKLPILVGKSGLELFLSQFEAAIDSDFPNYQNQDVTDENAETLTILIELFIERATQWSEVIHTISCLDVLRSFAIAASLSAGSMARPVIFPESEATDQNQKTKGPILKIQGLWHPFAVAADGQLPVPNDILLGEARRSSGSIHPRSLLLTGPNMGGKSTLLRATCLAVIFAQLGCYVPCESCEISLVDTIFTRLGASDRIMTGESTFLVECTETASVLQNATQDSLVILDELGRGTSTFDGYAIAYSVFRHLVEKVQCRMLFATHYHPLTKEFASHPRVTSKHMACAFKSRSDYQPRGCDQDLVFLYRLTEGACPESYGLQVALMAGIPNQVVETASGAAQAMKRSIGENFKSSELRSEFSSLHEDWLKSLVGISRVAHNNAPIGEDDYDTLFCLWHEIKSSYCVPK; from the exons ATGCAGCGCCAGAGATCGATTTTGTCTTTCTTCCAAAAACCCACGGCGGCGACTACGAAGGGTTTGGTTTCCGGCGATGCTGCTAGCGGCGGGGGCGGCAGCGGAGGACCACGATTTAATGTGAAGGAAGGGGATGCTAAAGGCGACGCTTCTGTACGTTTTGCTGTTTCGAAATCTGTCGATGAGGTTAGAGGAACGGATACTCCACCGGAGAAGGTTCCGCGTCGTGTCCTGCCGTCTGGATTTAAGCCGGCTGAATCCGCCGGTGATGCTTCGTCCCTGTTCTCCAATATTATGCATAAGTTTGTAAAAGTCGATGATCGAGATTGTTCTGGAGAGAG GAGCCGAGAAGATGTTGTTCCGCTGAATGATTCATCTCTATGTATGAAGGCTAATGATGTTATTCCTCAATTTCGTTCCAATAATGGTAAAACTCAAGAAAGAAACCATGCTTTTAGTTTCAGTGGGAGAGCTGAACTTAGATCAGTAGAAGATATAGGAGTAGATGGCGATGTTCCTGGTCCAGAAACACCAGGGATGCGTCCACGTGCTTCTCGCTTGAAGCGAGTTCTGGAGGATGAAATGACTTTTAAGGAGGATAAGGTTCCTGTATTGGACTCTAACAAAAGGCTGAAAATGCTCCAGGATCCGGTTtgtggagagaagaaagaagtaaacGAAGGAACCAAATTTGAATGGCTTGAGTCTTCTCGAATCAGGGATGCCAATAGAAGACGTCCTGATGATCCCCTTTACGATAGAAAGACCTTACACATACCACCTgatgttttcaagaaaatgtcTGCATCACAAAAGCAATATTGGAGTGTTAAGAGTGAATATATGGACATTGTGCTTTTCTTTAAAGTG GGGAAATTTTATGAGCTGTATGAGCTAGATGCGGAATTAGGTCACAAGGAGCTTGACTGGAAGATGACCATGAGTGGTGTGGGAAAATGCAGACAG GTTGGTATCTCTGAAAGTGGGATAGATGAGGCAGTGCAAAAGCTATTAGCTCGTGG aTATAAAGTTGGACGAATCGAGCAGCTAGAAACATCTGACCAAGCAAAAGCCAGAGGTGCTAATACT ATAATTCCAAGGAAGCTAGTTCAGGTATTAACTCCATCAACAGCAAGCGAGGGAAACATCGGGCCTGATGCCGTCCATCTTCTTGCTATAAAAGAG ATCAAAATGGAGCTACAAAAGTGTTCAACTGTGTATGGATTTGCTTTTGTTGACTGTGCTGCCTTGAGGTTTTGGGTTGGGTCCATCAGCGATGATGCATCATGTGCTGCTCTTGGAGCGTTATTGATGCAG GTTTCTCCAAAGGAAGTGTTATATGACAGTAAAG GGCTATCAAGAGAAGCACAAAAGGCTCTAAGGAAATATACGTTGACAG GGTCTACGGCGGTACAGTTGGCTCCAGTACCACAAGTAATGGGGGATACAGATGCTGCTGGAGTTAGAAATATAATAGAATCTAACGGATACTTTAAAGGTTCTTCTGAATCATGGAACTGTGCTGTTGATGGTCTAAATGAATGTGATGTTGCCCTTAGTGCTCTTGGAGAGCTAATTAATCATCTGTCTAGGCTAAAG CTAGAAGATGTACTTAAGCATGGGGATATTTTTCCATACCAAGTTTACAGGGGTTGTCTCAGAATTGATGGCCAGACGATGGTAAATCTTGAGATATTTAACAATAGCTGTGATGGTGGTCCTTCAG GGACCTTGTACAAATATCTTGATAACTGTGTTAGTCCAACTGGTAAGCGACTCTTAAGGAATTGGATCTGCCATCCACTCAAAGATGTAGAAAGCATCAATAAACGGCTTGATGTAGTTGAAGAATTCACGGCAAACTCAGAAAGTATGCAAATCACTGGCCAGTATCTCCACAAACTTCCAGACTTAGAAAGACTGCTCGGACGCATCAAGTCTAGCGTTCGATCATCAGCCTCTGTGTTGCCTGCTCTTCTGGGGAAAAAAGTGCTGAAACAACGA GTTAAAGCATTTGGGCAAATTGTGAAAGGGTTCAGAAGTggaattgatctgttgttggCTCTACAGAAGGAATCAAATATGATGAGTTTGCTTTATAAACTCTGTAAACTTCCTATATTAGTAGGAAAAAGCGGGCTAGAGttatttctttctcaattCGAAGCAGCCATAGATAGCGACTTTCCAAATTATCAG AACCAAGATGTGACAGATGAAAACGCTGAAACTCTCACAATACTTATCGAACTTTTTATCGAAAGAGCAACTCAATGGTCTGAGGTCATTCACACCATAAGCTGCCTAGATGTCCTGAGATCTTTTGCAATCGCAGCAAGTCTCTCTGCTGGAAGCATGGCCAGGCCTGTTATTTTTCCCGAATCAGAAGCTACAGATcagaatcagaaaacaaaagggCCAATACTTAAAATCCAAGGACTATGGCATCCATTTGCAGTTGCAGCCGATGGTCAATTGCCTGTTCCGAATGATATACTCCTTGGCGAGGCTAGAAGAAGCAGTGGCAGCATTCATCCTCGGTCATTGTTACTGACGGGACCAAACATGGGCGGAAAATCAACTCTTCTTCGTGCAACATGTCTGGCCGTTATCTTTGCCCAA CTTGGCTGCTACGTGCCGTGTGAGTCTTGCGAAATCTCCCTCGTGGATACTATCTTCACAAGGCTTGGCGCATCTGATAGAATCATGACAGGAGAGA GTACCTTTTTGGTAGAATGCACTGAGACAGCGTCAGTTCTTCAGAATGCAACTCAGGATTCACTAGTAATCCTTGACGAACTGGGCAGAGGAACTAGTACTTTCGATGGATACGCCATTGCATACTCG GTTTTTCGTCACCTGGTAGAGAAAGTTCAATGTCGGATGCTCTTTGCAACACATTACCACCCTCTCACCAAGGAATTCGCGTCTCACCCACGTGTCACCTCGAAACACATGGCTTGCGCATTCAAATCAAGATCTGATTATCAACCACGTGGTTGTGATCAAGACCTAGTGTTCTTGTACCGTTTAACCGAGGGAGCTTGTCCTGAGAGCTACGGACTTCAAGTGGCACTCATGGCTGGAATACCAAACCAAGTGGTTGAAACAGCATCAGGTGCTGCTCAAGCCATGAAGAGATCAATTGGGGAAAACTTCAAGTCAAGTGAGCTAAGATCTGAGTTCTCAAGTCTGCATGAAGACTGGCTCAAGTCATTGGTGGGTATTTCTCGAGTCGCCCACAACAATGCCCCCATTGGCGAAGATGACTACGAcactttgttttgcttatggCATGAGATCAAATCCTCTTACTGTGTTCCCAAATAA
- the MBF1C gene encoding multiprotein bridging factor 1C (multiprotein bridging factor 1C (MBF1C); FUNCTIONS IN: transcription coactivator activity, DNA binding, sequence-specific DNA binding transcription factor activity; INVOLVED IN: in 7 processes; LOCATED IN: nucleolus; EXPRESSED IN: 24 plant structures; EXPRESSED DURING: 14 growth stages; CONTAINS InterPro DOMAIN/s: Multiprotein bridging factor 1, N-terminal (InterPro:IPR013729); BEST Arabidopsis thaliana protein match is: multiprotein bridging factor 1B (TAIR:AT3G58680.1).) — MPSRYPGAVTQDWEPVVLHKSKQKSQDLRDPKAVNAALRNGVAVQTVKKFDAGSNKKGKSTAVPVINTKKLEEETEPAAMDRVKAEVRLCLRRWRRF, encoded by the exons ATGCCGAGCAGATACCCAGGAGCAGTAACACAAGACTGGGAACCAGTAGTTCtccacaaatcaaaacaaaagagccAAGACCTACGCGATCCGAAAGCGGTTAACGCAGCTCTGAGAAACGGTGTCGCGGTTCAAACGGTTAAGAAATTCGATGCCGGTTCGAACAAAAAGGGGAAATCTACGGCGGTTCCGGTGATTAACACGAAGAAgctggaagaagaaacagagcctGCGGCGATGGATCGTGTGAAAGCAGAGGTGAG GCTGTGCTTGCGAAGATGGAGAAGGTTCTAG
- a CDS encoding Alcohol dehydrogenase transcription factor Myb/SANT-like family protein (Alcohol dehydrogenase transcription factor Myb/SANT-like family protein; CONTAINS InterPro DOMAIN/s: MADF domain (InterPro:IPR006578); BEST Arabidopsis thaliana protein match is: sequence-specific DNA binding transcription factors (TAIR:AT3G14180.1); Has 2180 Blast hits to 1768 proteins in 193 species: Archae - 0; Bacteria - 86; Metazoa - 661; Fungi - 121; Plants - 408; Viruses - 35; Other Eukaryotes - 869 (source: NCBI BLink).): MGDSEDETGYPKKFYSLNRQNHPMYSRPIPKRHAYYNEEEDEDEVEGEEEDPQGGYIRGNERFQKRQKPNKVVSGFEFAGPSDAKVAYDWREQEAFVLLEVWGDRFLQLGRRSLRNEDWNEVAEKVSEELRMEKSETQCRRMIDDLKRKYRKEKIKVEKSGLGSSKWSFFNKLDMLLCVSPKSDLGLACGVDSGEFVFMNTKVYLDKSNGFDEMMDSPGDSEEEEDEDDEVEYERKKVNDAASYKMLADSVERFGKVYEKMEKSKKEQMKELEKMRADFQRDLELQKKQIVDRAQSEIARLREEEENHHGGGDDDESEDEEMENDSDVNLSDE; this comes from the coding sequence ATGGGTGACAGCGAAGATGAAACAGGATACCCAAAAAAGTTTTACTCTTTGAATCGGCAAAACCATCCAATGTATAGTAGACCAATACCTAAGCGTCACGCGTAttacaatgaagaagaagacgaagatgaagtcgaaggagaagaggaagatccACAAGGAGGATACATTCGTGGAAATGAGAGGTTTCAGAAGAGacagaaaccaaacaaagtaGTTTCTGGGTTTGAATTTGCTGGTCCTAGTGATGCTAAAGTTGCGTATGATTGGAGAGAGCAAGAAGCTTTTGTGTTGCTTGAAGTTTGGGGAGATAGGTTTTTGCAATTGGGTAGAAGGAGTTTGAGGAACGAGGATTGGAATGAAGTAGCTGAGAAAGTGAGTGAGGAGCTAAGGATGGAGAAATCTGAGACGCAATGTAGGAGAATGATTGATGACTTGAAGAGGAAGtatagaaaagagaagattaaGGTTGAGAAATCAGGTTTAGGTTCAAGTAAATGGTCGTTTTTCAATAAGTTGGATATGTTGCTTTGTGTTTCGCCCAAGTCGGATTTAGGTTTAGCTTGTGGTGTTGATTCAGGTgagtttgtgtttatgaaCACTAAGGTTTATTTAGATAAGTCTAATGGGTTTGATGAGATGATGGATAGTCCTGGTGATTctgaagaggaggaggatgaggatgatgaggtTGAGTACGAGAGGAAGAAGGTTAATGACGCTGCTTCGTATAAGATGTTGGCGGATTCTGTTGAGAGGTTTGGGAAGGTTTatgagaagatggagaagagtaagaaagaGCAAATGAAGGAGTTGGAGAAGATGAGAGCTGATTTTCAGAGAGATTTGGAGTTGCAGAAGAAGCAGATTGTTGATAGAGCTCAGAGTGAGATTGCTAGGTTACgtgaagaggaggagaatcatcatggtggtggtgatgatgatgagagtgaagatgaagaaatggagaatGATTCTGATGTTAATCTCAGTGATGAGTAA
- the MBF1C gene encoding multiprotein bridging factor 1C (multiprotein bridging factor 1C (MBF1C); CONTAINS InterPro DOMAIN/s: Lambda repressor-like, DNA-binding (InterPro:IPR010982), Multiprotein bridging factor 1, N-terminal (InterPro:IPR013729), Helix-turn-helix type 3 (InterPro:IPR001387); BEST Arabidopsis thaliana protein match is: multiprotein bridging factor 1B (TAIR:AT3G58680.1); Has 715 Blast hits to 715 proteins in 278 species: Archae - 65; Bacteria - 30; Metazoa - 196; Fungi - 149; Plants - 136; Viruses - 2; Other Eukaryotes - 137 (source: NCBI BLink).): MPSRYPGAVTQDWEPVVLHKSKQKSQDLRDPKAVNAALRNGVAVQTVKKFDAGSNKKGKSTAVPVINTKKLEEETEPAAMDRVKAEVRLMIQKARLEKKMSQADLAKQINERTQVVQEYENGKAVPNQAVLAKMEKVLGVKLRGKIGK; the protein is encoded by the coding sequence ATGCCGAGCAGATACCCAGGAGCAGTAACACAAGACTGGGAACCAGTAGTTCtccacaaatcaaaacaaaagagccAAGACCTACGCGATCCGAAAGCGGTTAACGCAGCTCTGAGAAACGGTGTCGCGGTTCAAACGGTTAAGAAATTCGATGCCGGTTCGAACAAAAAGGGGAAATCTACGGCGGTTCCGGTGATTAACACGAAGAAgctggaagaagaaacagagcctGCGGCGATGGATCGTGTGAAAGCAGAGGTGAGGTTGATGATACAGAAAGCgagattggagaagaagatgtcaCAAGCGGATTTGGCGAAACAGATCAATGAGAGGACTCAGGTAGTTCAGGAATATGAGAATGGTAAAGCTGTTCCTAATCAGGCTGTGCTTGCGAAGATGGAGAAGGTTCTAGGTGTTAAACTTAGGGGTAAAATTGGGAAATGA
- the MSH7 gene encoding MUTS homolog 7 codes for MQRQRSILSFFQKPTAATTKGLVSGDAASGGGGSGGPRFNVKEGDAKGDASVRFAVSKSVDEVRGTDTPPEKVPRRVLPSGFKPAESAGDASSLFSNIMHKFVKVDDRDCSGERSREDVVPLNDSSLCMKANDVIPQFRSNNGKTQERNHAFSFSGRAELRSVEDIGVDGDVPGPETPGMRPRASRLKRVLEDEMTFKEDKVPVLDSNKRLKMLQDPVCGEKKEVNEGTKFEWLESSRIRDANRRRPDDPLYDRKTLHIPPDVFKKMSASQKQYWSVKSEYMDIVLFFKVGKFYELYELDAELGHKELDWKMTMSGVGKCRQVGISESGIDEAVQKLLARGYKVGRIEQLETSDQAKARGANTIIPRKLVQVLTPSTASEGNIGPDAVHLLAIKEIKMELQKCSTVYGFAFVDCAALRFWVGSISDDASCAALGALLMQVSPKEVLYDSKGLSREAQKALRKYTLTGSTAVQLAPVPQVMGDTDAAGVRNIIESNGYFKGSSESWNCAVDGLNECDVALSALGELINHLSRLKLEDVLKHGDIFPYQVYRGCLRIDGQTMVNLEIFNNSCDGGPSGTLYKYLDNCVSPTGKRLLRNWICHPLKDVESINKRLDVVEEFTANSESMQITGQYLHKLPDLERLLGRIKSSVRSSASVLPALLGKKVLKQRVKAFGQIVKGFRSGIDLLLALQKESNMMSLLYKLCKLPILVGKSGLELFLSQFEAAIDSDFPNYQNQDVTDENAETLTILIELFIERATQWSEVIHTISCLDVLRSFAIAASLSAGSMARPVIFPESEATDQNQKTKGPILKIQGLWHPFAVAADGQLPVPNDILLGEARRSSGSIHPRSLLLTGPNMGGKSTLLRATSWLLRAV; via the exons ATGCAGCGCCAGAGATCGATTTTGTCTTTCTTCCAAAAACCCACGGCGGCGACTACGAAGGGTTTGGTTTCCGGCGATGCTGCTAGCGGCGGGGGCGGCAGCGGAGGACCACGATTTAATGTGAAGGAAGGGGATGCTAAAGGCGACGCTTCTGTACGTTTTGCTGTTTCGAAATCTGTCGATGAGGTTAGAGGAACGGATACTCCACCGGAGAAGGTTCCGCGTCGTGTCCTGCCGTCTGGATTTAAGCCGGCTGAATCCGCCGGTGATGCTTCGTCCCTGTTCTCCAATATTATGCATAAGTTTGTAAAAGTCGATGATCGAGATTGTTCTGGAGAGAG GAGCCGAGAAGATGTTGTTCCGCTGAATGATTCATCTCTATGTATGAAGGCTAATGATGTTATTCCTCAATTTCGTTCCAATAATGGTAAAACTCAAGAAAGAAACCATGCTTTTAGTTTCAGTGGGAGAGCTGAACTTAGATCAGTAGAAGATATAGGAGTAGATGGCGATGTTCCTGGTCCAGAAACACCAGGGATGCGTCCACGTGCTTCTCGCTTGAAGCGAGTTCTGGAGGATGAAATGACTTTTAAGGAGGATAAGGTTCCTGTATTGGACTCTAACAAAAGGCTGAAAATGCTCCAGGATCCGGTTtgtggagagaagaaagaagtaaacGAAGGAACCAAATTTGAATGGCTTGAGTCTTCTCGAATCAGGGATGCCAATAGAAGACGTCCTGATGATCCCCTTTACGATAGAAAGACCTTACACATACCACCTgatgttttcaagaaaatgtcTGCATCACAAAAGCAATATTGGAGTGTTAAGAGTGAATATATGGACATTGTGCTTTTCTTTAAAGTG GGGAAATTTTATGAGCTGTATGAGCTAGATGCGGAATTAGGTCACAAGGAGCTTGACTGGAAGATGACCATGAGTGGTGTGGGAAAATGCAGACAG GTTGGTATCTCTGAAAGTGGGATAGATGAGGCAGTGCAAAAGCTATTAGCTCGTGG aTATAAAGTTGGACGAATCGAGCAGCTAGAAACATCTGACCAAGCAAAAGCCAGAGGTGCTAATACT ATAATTCCAAGGAAGCTAGTTCAGGTATTAACTCCATCAACAGCAAGCGAGGGAAACATCGGGCCTGATGCCGTCCATCTTCTTGCTATAAAAGAG ATCAAAATGGAGCTACAAAAGTGTTCAACTGTGTATGGATTTGCTTTTGTTGACTGTGCTGCCTTGAGGTTTTGGGTTGGGTCCATCAGCGATGATGCATCATGTGCTGCTCTTGGAGCGTTATTGATGCAG GTTTCTCCAAAGGAAGTGTTATATGACAGTAAAG GGCTATCAAGAGAAGCACAAAAGGCTCTAAGGAAATATACGTTGACAG GGTCTACGGCGGTACAGTTGGCTCCAGTACCACAAGTAATGGGGGATACAGATGCTGCTGGAGTTAGAAATATAATAGAATCTAACGGATACTTTAAAGGTTCTTCTGAATCATGGAACTGTGCTGTTGATGGTCTAAATGAATGTGATGTTGCCCTTAGTGCTCTTGGAGAGCTAATTAATCATCTGTCTAGGCTAAAG CTAGAAGATGTACTTAAGCATGGGGATATTTTTCCATACCAAGTTTACAGGGGTTGTCTCAGAATTGATGGCCAGACGATGGTAAATCTTGAGATATTTAACAATAGCTGTGATGGTGGTCCTTCAG GGACCTTGTACAAATATCTTGATAACTGTGTTAGTCCAACTGGTAAGCGACTCTTAAGGAATTGGATCTGCCATCCACTCAAAGATGTAGAAAGCATCAATAAACGGCTTGATGTAGTTGAAGAATTCACGGCAAACTCAGAAAGTATGCAAATCACTGGCCAGTATCTCCACAAACTTCCAGACTTAGAAAGACTGCTCGGACGCATCAAGTCTAGCGTTCGATCATCAGCCTCTGTGTTGCCTGCTCTTCTGGGGAAAAAAGTGCTGAAACAACGA GTTAAAGCATTTGGGCAAATTGTGAAAGGGTTCAGAAGTggaattgatctgttgttggCTCTACAGAAGGAATCAAATATGATGAGTTTGCTTTATAAACTCTGTAAACTTCCTATATTAGTAGGAAAAAGCGGGCTAGAGttatttctttctcaattCGAAGCAGCCATAGATAGCGACTTTCCAAATTATCAG AACCAAGATGTGACAGATGAAAACGCTGAAACTCTCACAATACTTATCGAACTTTTTATCGAAAGAGCAACTCAATGGTCTGAGGTCATTCACACCATAAGCTGCCTAGATGTCCTGAGATCTTTTGCAATCGCAGCAAGTCTCTCTGCTGGAAGCATGGCCAGGCCTGTTATTTTTCCCGAATCAGAAGCTACAGATcagaatcagaaaacaaaagggCCAATACTTAAAATCCAAGGACTATGGCATCCATTTGCAGTTGCAGCCGATGGTCAATTGCCTGTTCCGAATGATATACTCCTTGGCGAGGCTAGAAGAAGCAGTGGCAGCATTCATCCTCGGTCATTGTTACTGACGGGACCAAACATGGGCGGAAAATCAACTCTTCTTCGTGCAACAT CTTGGCTGCTACGTGCCGTGTGA